One Carassius auratus strain Wakin chromosome 44, ASM336829v1, whole genome shotgun sequence genomic window carries:
- the LOC113062049 gene encoding guanine nucleotide-binding protein G(T) subunit gamma-T1-like — MPVINVEELTDLDKAKMEVTQLKTEVKLERAKVSKCCEEISEYIQSGADEDPLVKGIPEEKNPFKEKGGCVIC, encoded by the exons ATGCCGGTCATAAATGTAGAAGAACTGACAGATCTGGATAAGGCTAAAATGGAAGTAACCCAGCTCAAAACAGAGGTCAAGCTTGAAAGGGCGAAG GTGTCCAAATGCTGTGAAGAGATTTCAGAGTACATTCAGAGCGGAGCAGATGAGGATCCTTTGGTCAAAGGCATCCCAGAGGAGAAGAACCCATTCAAAGAGAAAGGTGGATGTGTCATTTGTTAA